DNA from Spirochaetota bacterium:
GAGCAAATTATGTCGCAAATGATCACCGGACAAATTGAAAATGGGGCATTCTTTCCAGACTAATCCAAAAACCAGTCTTGTTAGTTATATTTCAAACTATGGGTAGTGAAAAATGCTAAATTACTGAATGACACTTGCCGATATATAGAATAAGACAACTTTGCCCTTTCGGGCAGTACGGGAAAAAGGATGTTTACCGTGTCTAACAGGGATGTTATTCTGCAGATATCCATTGCTGCATTATTCTGCATTTTCATTTTTCCATGCACTATTTATTCTCAATCTGAAGTGAGAATAAATTACAAAACAGACGAATACCATTCTCATAACAATGTGACATATGACTCATATGAGAATTATCGTGCTGACAGGGATCGTTACGACCATAGCAAACCCACGATATTACGAGATAAACAGCGTGCCCCGAACACTCGTTCTTCACGTTCCTGCAGGCAATGCCCGAGTTATAATCCAAAGAAAAAACATTATATCACCTATACAATTCGTAAAGGCGACACCCTGACCGCCATTGCCAGAAAAAATCAAATTTCCATTTCATCACTGCGATCCATGAATCGCATAACCCCTTTAAGCATTCTCAAAAAGGGAATGGTGTTGAAAATACCTGTTAAACAGTCATTATCCGTTCCGTTAGAAAAACAGATGTTATCCTGTACAGATAAAAAAAAACCGTCTGAAAGGCCGTTCTTTCAATGGCCGATAAAAAGTGTCATCGATTATCGACATGATGGCTTAAATGGAGTCAAGTCTATCGGTATCATTATAACCGGCAAACCAGGTGCAACTGTACATTCCTCTGCTCCGGGAACAGTGAAAAAAATTGGAAGAATGAGAGGTTTTGGCAATTATATTGTCATCAGTCATCCCGGACGGTTTTCCACGGTTTATTCAAACTTAGACATTATCATGGTCAGCATCGGTGATTCAGTACCTGCCGGTAATGCCATAGGCAAGATCAATGCAGCTGAAAAAAAGATTCATTTCCAAATTGATCAGGCGGGAAAGCCTGAAAACCCTCTTCAGTATCTTCCCAAAAAAATTTAATTTTTTTATTTATTGAAATGATTTTCCCACCAGAATTTATTGACTAACACGGCGTTTAACAGTATTATCTTTCATAGGTACATGTTATATGGATCCAAAAAAAATCAACGTAAAAGATTTAACATCTGTTTATCGGGAACTGCAGAAGGGCTCGGAAACCTCCATAGGTAATTATCTCTTCAAGGGATTAAGAATTCAGATTAGCAAGTACAAATCATCTGGAACCGAGCGCTATATGCGGCTGTACAACAAAAGACGAAATGACGGCTTATGCATCCGGTGCGGCAACAAGGTCACGAAAAGAAATCCCCATACGGGCAAGCTATACCGGCTATGTGAATATCATCGGGAAATAACAGACCGGAGATAACAATTAACCTATATTCCCTGCCACCGGGACCTGTTTCCCCCTTCAAAGAACCCGTTCATTCTCTTTTGATAGACAAGATAAAAACCGGAATAACAGGAACGTCCTGATAGATCCCGATTGATTTTGTTTAAATCTGCCATATAGTAGTGAACACCTCCATCCCCTTGAGGACCGGACCTCGCCGAACACACAATATCCGAACTCCTAAGCCCTATGATCGATATTCGGATTGCCTGCAATATTGATAAAGAATTTTCATTTTGGTGTTGATGATACTGGTATCATTCAAAATCCATTGAAAGATCAAAGGCCTGCACCGAATGAGTGAGGGATCCCATGGAAATATAATCAACATCAAGTCCGGAAATTTCTTTAATACGATCCTCTGTCATGTTGCCGGAAACCTCTATCCTTGCTTTCTTGCCGATCAGTTCAACAGCCGCCTTCATCGTGGCTCCATCCATGTTGTCGAGCATGATAATATCAGTTCCGGATGCCACTGCCTCAGCAACATCTTCCAGGCTTTCTGTCTCAACTTCAACCGTGTATTGGGACCCATAGTGCTCACGGACCAGCTGCACGGCCCTTTCTATGCTCCCGGCCGCTCTGATGTGATTATCCTTTATCATGACCATATCATAGAGACCCATGCGATGGTTGACGCCGCCCCCGCTTTTAACCGCGTATTTATCGAGTTTCCGGAAGCCCGGCAAGGTCTTCCTGGTATCCAGGAGCTGTATGTTCGTGCCGGTCAACGTCGAAACAACCTTCGCTGTGCGCGTTGCTATGGCGGTCATGCGCTGGATAAAATTAAGCACGATCCTTTCGCCGGAGAGAACGCTGATCGTCGGACCTGCCACCGTCATGACCCTATCATTTTTTCGGATTGTATCCCCATCCCGCACCAGAGGCGTCACCGACACCTTGGGATCAATGATTTCATATACGATCCGGGCCACATCAGAGCCGCAAAAGATGCCCACATCCTTGGAAGCTATGATACCGTAAGCAATGTCACCTTTATTAAAAATTGCCTGCGACGTAATGTCTCCGCCGCCGATATCCTCTGCGATGGCAAGACCCACCAGTTTCTCAATATCGCTCTTCTGTATCGTTTCACTCATGGCATAACCCTGGCTGATTAATATGCAAATATTCCACCATGCTTTTCTACTTTATCAATACTATACTATTCATGAAAAATCATTACAATACGATCCGATTATGCTTCAGTCTTCTCAAGGAGCTCTATTTTCTTTTCAATATCGAGCATCTGGTCGCGTAATACCGCGGCTTTTTCGAATTCGAGATCATCCGCCGCCTTGAGCATTTCATCACGAATGGAATCCAGCGCCTCTTTCAGTTTCTTTACATTGTTGCTCTGGTAGGCCGCTCCGTATTCGGCGACCATATCCGCGTAGCGGCTTTCATCATGGTACTCGCGCTCTATGATATCAACGATATCCTTGGTGATGCTCTCCGGTGTTATGTTGTGCTCCCGGTTGTAATGTTCCTGGATCGTCCTCCGACGATTCGTTTCATCGATGGTCCGGCGCATTGAATCAGTCATGGTATCAGCATAGAGTAGCACCGTGCCGTTTATGTTTCTCGCCGCGCGGCCGGCGGTCTGAATGAGGGAGCGCGTCGAGCGGAGGAATCCTTCCTTGTCAGCGTCGAGGATCGCGACCAGCGAAACCTCAGGCAGGTCCAGCCCTTCGCGAAGAAGGTTGATTCCCACCAGGCAATCGAACAAGCCGATGCGGAGGTCCCTGATGATCTCAACGCGCTCAATGGTATTGATTTCCGAATGGAGATACTTCGCCCTGATCCCCACTTCCTCGAAATATCTGGTGAGGTCCTCGGCCATCTTTTTCGTGAGCGTAGTCACCAGCACCCTCTCGTGCCGTCCGGCGCGCGTATTGATCTCGCCGATCAGGTCGTCCACCTGGGTTTTCGCCGGCCTGACCTCGATCACCGGATCGACGAGACCAGTGGGCCGTATTACCTGCTCAACGACGTTTCCGCTTTTTTCGAGCTCATATTCAGCCGGAGTGGCGGATACGAACACCACCTGGTTTATCATCTTCTCGAACTCCTCGAAATAGAGGGGCCTGTTATCAAGGGCCGAAGGGAGCCTGAAACCGAATTCGACCAGGTTCGTCTTGCGCGCCCGGTCTCCCTCGTACATACCCCGCACCTGCGGCACGGTCACATGGGATTCATCGATGAACATCAGGTAGTTGCCCCTGAAATAATCGAGGAGGCACGAAGGCCGCTCCCCGGCCTTGCGGCGGGAGATGATGCGCGAATAATTCTCGATCCCGCTGCAATATCCCATCTCAGCGAGCATCTCCATGTCATACCTGGTCCTGCTTTCCAGCCGCTGCGCCTCGACGAGCTTGTTCAGTTTTGTAAGCACCGCCAGGCGGGACTGGAGCTCTTCCTCTATGAGGCTGATCGTTTCTTTCATTTCATCCATGGATGACACGAAATGCTTGGCCGGATAGATATAGCATTCCTTTACTTTTCCAATGACAGCCCCGGTGACCGGATTGATCCGGGATATACTTTCTATCTGGTCGCCGAAAAATTCGATCCGGTACGCCTCCCTCTGCAGATAGGCAGGGAATATCTCCACAACGTCGCCGCGGGCCCGGAAGGTGCCCCTGATGAAGGATATGTTATT
Protein-coding regions in this window:
- a CDS encoding peptidoglycan DD-metalloendopeptidase family protein, whose amino-acid sequence is MSNRDVILQISIAALFCIFIFPCTIYSQSEVRINYKTDEYHSHNNVTYDSYENYRADRDRYDHSKPTILRDKQRAPNTRSSRSCRQCPSYNPKKKHYITYTIRKGDTLTAIARKNQISISSLRSMNRITPLSILKKGMVLKIPVKQSLSVPLEKQMLSCTDKKKPSERPFFQWPIKSVIDYRHDGLNGVKSIGIIITGKPGATVHSSAPGTVKKIGRMRGFGNYIVISHPGRFSTVYSNLDIIMVSIGDSVPAGNAIGKINAAEKKIHFQIDQAGKPENPLQYLPKKI
- the nadC gene encoding carboxylating nicotinate-nucleotide diphosphorylase, whose translation is MSETIQKSDIEKLVGLAIAEDIGGGDITSQAIFNKGDIAYGIIASKDVGIFCGSDVARIVYEIIDPKVSVTPLVRDGDTIRKNDRVMTVAGPTISVLSGERIVLNFIQRMTAIATRTAKVVSTLTGTNIQLLDTRKTLPGFRKLDKYAVKSGGGVNHRMGLYDMVMIKDNHIRAAGSIERAVQLVREHYGSQYTVEVETESLEDVAEAVASGTDIIMLDNMDGATMKAAVELIGKKARIEVSGNMTEDRIKEISGLDVDYISMGSLTHSVQAFDLSMDFE
- the uvrB gene encoding excinuclease ABC subunit UvrB — encoded protein: MAEFNVVSRFKPSGDQERAINDLIAGIRKGEKFQTLLGVTGSGKTFTMAKVIEEVRMPTLVLTHNKTLAAQLYREFSEFFPDNAVEYFVSYYDYYQPEAYVVSSDLYIEKDASINDEIDRLRLKATSSILERNDVIVVSSVSCIYGLGTPEDFDRSHIRIHTGDEMERDNLLRRLVSIYYDRNNISFIRGTFRARGDVVEIFPAYLQREAYRIEFFGDQIESISRINPVTGAVIGKVKECYIYPAKHFVSSMDEMKETISLIEEELQSRLAVLTKLNKLVEAQRLESRTRYDMEMLAEMGYCSGIENYSRIISRRKAGERPSCLLDYFRGNYLMFIDESHVTVPQVRGMYEGDRARKTNLVEFGFRLPSALDNRPLYFEEFEKMINQVVFVSATPAEYELEKSGNVVEQVIRPTGLVDPVIEVRPAKTQVDDLIGEINTRAGRHERVLVTTLTKKMAEDLTRYFEEVGIRAKYLHSEINTIERVEIIRDLRIGLFDCLVGINLLREGLDLPEVSLVAILDADKEGFLRSTRSLIQTAGRAARNINGTVLLYADTMTDSMRRTIDETNRRRTIQEHYNREHNITPESITKDIVDIIEREYHDESRYADMVAEYGAAYQSNNVKKLKEALDSIRDEMLKAADDLEFEKAAVLRDQMLDIEKKIELLEKTEA